One Kitasatospora sp. NBC_01287 DNA window includes the following coding sequences:
- a CDS encoding HAD family hydrolase: MPGGALVLWDIDRTLLYVGETDRRVYREAFERVVGRPVERLPARGTGVTMPLAVRQLLRENGVPEPEVEALAERVIRLLPELLAARRVEMREGGRLMDGAVAALQAVRQTAGLVPTVLTGNLRANAEIKLQAFELSSYLESSIGAFSSDDSHRPALVAVAQRRAGLKHRTAFTRANTVIIGDSLEDIRTGLQGGARVIGVASGTADAQDLEDAGADAVLTDLTDAQVLLATIARLVS; this comes from the coding sequence ATGCCCGGTGGAGCGCTCGTCCTCTGGGACATCGACCGCACCCTTCTCTACGTCGGCGAGACCGACCGGCGGGTCTACCGCGAGGCGTTCGAGCGGGTCGTCGGCCGCCCCGTCGAGCGGCTGCCCGCCCGGGGCACCGGGGTGACGATGCCGTTGGCCGTGCGGCAACTGCTGCGCGAGAACGGCGTGCCCGAGCCGGAGGTCGAAGCTCTCGCCGAGCGTGTCATTCGGCTGCTGCCGGAGCTGCTGGCCGCCCGGAGAGTGGAGATGCGCGAGGGGGGCCGGCTCATGGACGGGGCGGTCGCCGCTCTGCAGGCAGTGCGCCAGACCGCTGGGCTGGTCCCGACGGTGCTGACAGGGAACCTGCGGGCCAACGCCGAGATCAAGCTCCAGGCGTTCGAGCTGAGCTCCTACCTGGAAAGCTCGATCGGTGCCTTCTCCTCTGACGATTCTCACCGGCCGGCGCTTGTCGCCGTGGCCCAGCGACGTGCGGGGCTGAAGCACCGGACGGCGTTCACCCGTGCCAATACGGTGATCATCGGCGATTCCCTGGAGGACATTCGAACCGGCCTTCAGGGCGGCGCGCGCGTGATCGGCGTCGCCTCCGGGACTGCTGATGCGCAGGACCTCGAAGACGCCGGGGCGGACGCGGTTCTGACGGACCTGACGGATGCCCAGGTTCTGCTCGCCACCATCGCACGGCTGGTCAGCTGA